One Phyllopteryx taeniolatus isolate TA_2022b chromosome 20, UOR_Ptae_1.2, whole genome shotgun sequence genomic window, TTCctttaattttacaataatacacttgatttccccccccccccccaagctaaagtaatacatttcacaataattacaacagtacagtacaagaaaATGgcctttgtttctttgttacatCCAATTTTGTCGACAATGTGAACAaagtaattccccccccccgcatTGGTTTAAGACTGACGAAAGTTCCCGATTTGAATACGCATGCAGCAATTCCACGAGGCGGCCTACCTGGCGGACGACCGTCAGGACCTCCTGAACGCCATCAACAGCTTCCTGGACTGCAGCATCGTGCTGCCGCCGTCGGAGATGGGCGGAGACGAACTGCTGCGCTCCGTGGCTCGATTCCAGCGGGAGATGATACGTAAGCGGGAGGAGGGGAAGCTGCTGGCCGACGAACTCAAGAGCCTGGAGGAAAAAGGTAGACCTCGAACAAAAAGAGGACGAAGGAGACCACGTTCAGTAACTTGAAATAACCTCCGCACCCGTCTTCCACACAGAAGCCCTTATCACgcctttgaaaaagtcagacgACCCCTTGGAGCGCACCGGGCGGCCCTTTGGCGGCCTGCTTCGAGACGTGAGGCGGCGCTACCCGAAGTACGTCAGCGACTTCAAGGATGCCCTCAACAGCCAGTGCATGGCCGCCGTCATCTTCATCTACTTCGCCGCGCTCTCGCCGGCCATCACGTTCGGAGGCCTGCTGAGTGAGCGCCGCAAAAAGCCGCCGGCGCTGACATTTCTTGTGAATCTGCGGCgttaactgtgtgtgtttgtgctcccAGGTGAGAAGACTGCGGGGCTTATTGGGGTTTCGGAGCTCATCGTGTCCACCGCCGTGCAGGGCGTCGTCTTCTGCTTGCTGGGAGCGCAGCCTCTGCTGGTTGTGGGCTTCTCTGGACCACTTTTGGTCTTCGAAGAATCTTTTTACTCTGTAAGTCCAAACCACGACATGCATTTTGTCATTCAATTTTGTAATCTTGTTACCTGTATAATCGTACGTAACAGTGCCCCTAACTTGCTTGTGTTCATGTTGTGCTGTTGCTGTAGCTGCcatttttggacttttttgtttgtgcgcgcgcgcgtctGTAACCTCCAGTTTGTGGCCCCAGTTCTGCAAGTCCAGCAACATGGAGTACCTGACGGGCCGCGTGTGGATTGGCGTGTGGCTGGTGGTCATCGTGCTCGTCACGGTGGCCTTCGAGGGCAGCTTCCTGGTCCGCTTCGTCTCGCGCTTCACGCAGGAGATCTTCTCCTTCCTCATCTCGCTCATTTTCATCTGCGAGACCTTCCTGAAGCTCGGCAGGGTAAATAACaagcaaaagagaaaaaaaaagcaaagtttgGCCCACCGGAGTGTTTGCGTCCTTGATGCTAAAGAGAGTGGACTTAATCGCTCCTGGACAATGTTCAGAACTCGGGGTTGAAATGAGAGTGTTTTTCTAACAAGTGAAGCTCAAATCTCCATTGACAGATTGAACTTGAATGTTTATTGGATTGAGAGTTTTTTTATCCaggcttaagtttttttttgttttttttttcttccacgtTAGtagctccatttttttcttttttttttttttcttacaaattgAGCGGAAGCTATGATAGGAACAATCgcgctttaaaaaataaaaataaaaatgcttacAACAGCACAAAAGATCACCAGATTTGAACTCAATCCATGACAAAACtgacaataattcaaatactcatatcagtcaaatgaatacagtattttcaaaaggacattcagtgggccatgtttTCACCGTTagtgatcaaattatatgacaaTGAGCCATAAATCTTACGGACGTGTAGTAATATAAAGTCGTCTTGTCACCGGGCAGATCTTCACGCAGCATCCTCTGACGCGATGTTCCCTCAACCCGCTCCTGCCCTCGAACGACACGGCGGCCCAGAACGCCTCCGTGCAAGACGTCACGACGGCGCCCGTCAACATCAGCGGCGTTCCCGAGGTGACCAAGATGGCCGGCCCGACCGGCGAACCCAATACAGCGCTGCTCTCGCTGGTCCTCATGGCTGGAACGTTCTTCATCGCCTTTTACCTGCGCAAGTTCAAGAACAGCGCCTTCTTTCCCGGAAGGGTAAtatgttatgtttgttttgttgatatatttaaaaaaaaaaaaaaaaaaaaccttcatggGTCAATATGACCCGCAATACAACAGCAGTGCACGAGTTATCCTTAGTGCTCCCGTGTTGTGTCCTCAGCTACGCAGGATTATCGGCGATTTCGGGGTGCCCATCGCCATCCTCCTCATGGTGCTGGTGGACAACAGTTTGGaggacacatacacacaagtaAGACAAAACTAATTCCAAGCAGGTCGCTTCGGAACAAGCCAATCAGACCTTTCCATTTGGGTGTAGAAACTGAACGTTCCAAGCGGTTTCTCCGTGACAAAGCCCGACAAGCGCGGCTGGATCATCAGCCCGCTGGGAACCGACAGAGAGTTCCCCGTCTGGATGATGTTCGCGTGCTGCCTGCCCGCTCTACTGGTCTTCATCCTCATCTTTATGGAGACTCAGATCACCACGTGAGTGGACACAAACCTTCCGCCATTCTCAGCTGATTTATCTACTGTGGTCTGTAACGACACGGacaaaaaataatcagcaaAGTAGCGATGCCGTGCATCTAGCATGTatacaatcatgaacccatgttacataaacgacAATATTCAGTACTTCAATTATTTAGCACAAACTCACCATTTGGCATCTacgcacaataataaatgttggcAAAGTAGACTACACAAACTATTAACAGCTGCATTGCAAGATAAGCAAAAACGTACTGCATAATGCTGGATTTTCCCTAAATAAAGGAGCATATTAGTCTAtagtttaattaattataatgtaTATAAGATAATATAGATTATTGTATTATCATTATATCATTACTGGTATGttgtaataatttttaaattacttACCCGAGGTATTTTTTGGAGGgctttttatgaatttttatagtaacattacaatattaattaaaatgattaatacattatatttattgtaaaatatagaaatactgtaaatgttatgttttaaaaaatgtgaatttcataTCCAGAATTTCTCCTTTGCCGGACTAATAaaggagtctttttttttattattagtagtactatacagtgtatatgagaatattaattatattataatattattttgCTGGTatgttaaataatttttaataattcaattatttGCATACTATTGttgaacaattttttaaaaatattttttactccTAATATAAAATTAGCTATTACAACGTATGAATATGTATCGACATTAATTGTGTATATGTTCAAATATatctttattataaaaaaaaaaaaactttgttcaattcaatattttacaaatatttcgaTAACTTTTTGAAGGAATATGACAGATTTGTTTCTCCCTGCAGGCTGATCGTGAGCAAAAAGGAACGCATGCTGGTGAAGGGCTCGGGCTTCCATCTGGACCTCCTCCTCATCGTGGCGCTGGGCGGCGCCTCGGCGCTGTTCGGCCTGCCGTGGATGGCGGCCGCCACCGTGCGCTCGGTGACGCACGTCAATGCGCTCACCGTCATGAGCAAGGCCGTAGCCCCTGGAGACAAGCCCCGCATCCAGGAGGTGAAGGAGCAGCGCGTCACGGGGCTCCTGGTGTCCCTCATGGTCGGTGGGTGTCGTCCCGATCTGACAAGCGAAACCCGGAGATGAACCCGCTCCGGTTGCACTCCGTCAACAAACTGTCATTACTAGAATTCGGTCCCGCCTCTCCACAGGCATGTCCATCGTGATCGGCGACCTCCTGCGTAAGATCCCCCTGGCGGTGCTATTCGGGATCTTCCTCTACATGGGCGTGATGTCCCTCAACGGCATCCAGCTGAGCGAGCGCATGATGCTGCTGCTCATGCCGCCCAAGTACCACCCCGACCACAGCTACGTCCGCAAGGTGGGAGCCGCACGCAAGAAATACGAGAATTGTGTCCATCCTGTGAAATCATATGAATCTAACATTTGTTATTGTACAAACAGACTTGCAGAAAGGGAATGACATGAAGTTCCCAAGGTTGGCAAAGTTTGCGTGtccattttttccctcaaatattggtCCCtctagggtttttttttttcccccctaaactCAGGGATGAAACCCGAGGTTTGTCACTGTTATGAAATCTTCGGGGCTGGCAAAATTAGCATGTCACtttccctctcttttttttactgtagtgTGTATTTTTTCTAAACACCGTCCCAAACTTAGGCTATGAATATACGCATCAATGTACATTTGAATCTTGGGGAGGAACCGAATTTGTCGTctgcttttttccccactacAGGTTCGAACGCTGCGCATGCATCTGTTCACCTGCATCCAGATGGTGTGCCTGGTCGTGCTGTGGGCCGTCATGTCCACGCAGGTGTCGCTGGCCTTCCCCTTTGTGCTCATCCTCACCGTGCCCGTCAAAATGTTCCTGCTGCCGCGCATCTTCACCTCCCGCGAGATGCTCTGCGTATGTACCCCCACaccatttttgtttagtttacattttattatcatttttgtttattttacattttattatcagTTTGTATTTTCTAATTTGCTTTTGGTTGTATCAATTTTACGttaaatgtttaactttttttttttttcattttaatttattttaaaatgtcttatttataatttttatattttatttacttctTATTCTTAGTACTGTTTTAATGCAATTATGTATTATATGatgttattatatattttacgcccaaaaaagcaaaattgtGATGTCCTTCCAGCTGGACGCGGACGATGCCGAGCCGACGTTTGACGAGCGAGAGTGTCACGACGAGTACTCCGAGATGCACATGCCCGTGTGAGCCACCGCCTCCGCCTCAGCCCCCTGTAGCGCCACCCACTGGGAGGCCCCCCGCAGCACACCCAGTGACGTCCTCACCTGCTGCCTGCGTGTCGTGTCAACAAGTGTTCacagtatactttttttttctcttctaatAGAactattattatactgtatttcaggGGATTGCAAATCAAACGCTGTGACACGTTTACGTTCAATCGACACGCAACATGATCCTATTTTTTTTCGCCCTGAAAGGTTCGCTCTGATTCACATTGAATATGTGATGAACATATGGGAAAGTTTCCGCTATGTTCGCATGCTGACTTACTTACTGACTTACCGCTGCCTTACCATCAAGTGCCTTATATGAAGGAACTACTAAAGTGTGTACTTTGAGGACATCTGGATGCCTCGCTTTTCACTTTATTCGACGCCAgtagcactttttgttttttaaatgaagacatCAAATCAAATGTCTGTAACTCagtgtgattgtttttaatcTACTAACATTTGTCGTAGAGACTGGCAAACTGGGAGTGATTTGTTGCGATTTTCCACATTGTTCTgtgtccacccccccccccccccccccccccccccccccaatacatATCAAAATCGTCACATATGACAAATGACATGCACTGTATGTTTAAATTAGCGATAAGGAACACAAAATATACTGGTCTACTACTAAAATTTAGCTTGACAAGCTAACTAACGGTCTACTATTTAGTCCACTatatcttagcccactagttagCTTGTCAAACTAACTGCCTAGCATATAAAACGATTGTTATCTTCGATTAGCTATCTTGAAAACCTAACTAGCGAGCTCACATTTAGCcaaagttattttatttcagaCTAGTTATCTTAAAAGTCAGAAAATTTTTGACTGCCACATAGTCCCAGAAAATAGTCTTTGGTCTAAGGCTTGGACAACGCAATACATTAATAttgtaaaaagttaaatacggTGAACTAGTAAACTTGACAAGCTAATTTACAAGCTGCTACTATGCTTTCTATTATCTTGGACTAGCTATCTTGACAATCTGGCTTGCAAACTCGTACTTAGctcaagtgatttttttttatttttttttttttattattattctagcTACCTTGACAAGCTAACTAGCAAGCTACTGCCAAGTTTATCCATGCTATTACAATTATCTTAAATTAACTAGCGATAGCTACCGAGCTACAACTAAGCCTATCAAAG contains:
- the slc4a2b gene encoding anion exchange protein 2b isoform X1, with translation MSNPGGPKQVADGPEPSSSHRPAHPDEDDDGDLNKALGVQRFQHILRPSTSVPDEQHHNYHEEDIEYHRHSSHHIHRPLSKLPQDGRRKKSNKKRRKDKDQKSGHAPGDGPVDEGEDEEDEEEEGQDTGAGSEEAARVKDVEFFLSDDDRVGVPTRDLDVVPHSAVGADADDGTSTDKPESSDVPGPPQSDHPPLARLSSTGRSYDLQDRRRTGNMTGAEQAKYQRIPTDESEAQTLVSADLDGIKSHRFEDVPGVRRHLVRKSTKGQVVHTGKDHKESATRSRKQDRTPHEPTPVVLYRSFSRPKGVLLDTGASVMAATYKVFVELNELTMDKNQEMQWKETARWIKFEEDVEEETERWGKPHVASLSFRSLLELRRTISHGAVLLDLDQKTLPGIAHQVVEKMIISDQIKAEDRANVLRALLLKHSHPSDDKEHSSPFPRNISAASLGSLMTHHHAANHAHPPEPSVTEPLMSSAHAAGDCDTHVDVEKNDMPQKEPAIVSGMHRSKSKHELKLLEKIPENAEATVVLVGSVDFLEQPTMAFVRLQEAVELESVLEVPVPVRFLFVLLGPATTSMDYHQIGRSISTLMSDKQFHEAAYLADDRQDLLNAINSFLDCSIVLPPSEMGGDELLRSVARFQREMIRKREEGKLLADELKSLEEKEALITPLKKSDDPLERTGRPFGGLLRDVRRRYPKYVSDFKDALNSQCMAAVIFIYFAALSPAITFGGLLSEKTAGLIGVSELIVSTAVQGVVFCLLGAQPLLVVGFSGPLLVFEESFYSFCKSSNMEYLTGRVWIGVWLVVIVLVTVAFEGSFLVRFVSRFTQEIFSFLISLIFICETFLKLGRIFTQHPLTRCSLNPLLPSNDTAAQNASVQDVTTAPVNISGVPEVTKMAGPTGEPNTALLSLVLMAGTFFIAFYLRKFKNSAFFPGRLRRIIGDFGVPIAILLMVLVDNSLEDTYTQKLNVPSGFSVTKPDKRGWIISPLGTDREFPVWMMFACCLPALLVFILIFMETQITTLIVSKKERMLVKGSGFHLDLLLIVALGGASALFGLPWMAAATVRSVTHVNALTVMSKAVAPGDKPRIQEVKEQRVTGLLVSLMVGMSIVIGDLLRKIPLAVLFGIFLYMGVMSLNGIQLSERMMLLLMPPKYHPDHSYVRKVRTLRMHLFTCIQMVCLVVLWAVMSTQVSLAFPFVLILTVPVKMFLLPRIFTSREMLCLDADDAEPTFDERECHDEYSEMHMPV
- the slc4a2b gene encoding anion exchange protein 2b isoform X2 is translated as MSNPGGPKQVADGPEPSSSHRPAHPDEDDDGDLNKALGVQRFQHILRPSTSVPDEQHHNYHEEDIEYHRHSSHHIHRPLSKLPQDGRRKKSNKKRRKDKDQKSGHAPGDGPVDEGEDEEDEEEEGQDTGAGSEEAARVKDVEFFLSDDDRVGVPTRDLDVVPHSAVGADADDGTSTDKPESSDVPGPPQSDHPPLARLSSTGRSYDLQDRRRTGNMTGAEQAKYQRIPTDESEAQTLVSADLDGIKSHRFEDVPGVRRHLVRKSTKGQVVHTGKDHKESATRSRKQDRTPHEVFVELNELTMDKNQEMQWKETARWIKFEEDVEEETERWGKPHVASLSFRSLLELRRTISHGAVLLDLDQKTLPGIAHQVVEKMIISDQIKAEDRANVLRALLLKHSHPSDDKEHSSPFPRNISAASLGSLMTHHHAANHAHPPEPSVTEPLMSSAHAAGDCDTHVDVEKNDMPQKEPAIVSGMHRSKSKHELKLLEKIPENAEATVVLVGSVDFLEQPTMAFVRLQEAVELESVLEVPVPVRFLFVLLGPATTSMDYHQIGRSISTLMSDKQFHEAAYLADDRQDLLNAINSFLDCSIVLPPSEMGGDELLRSVARFQREMIRKREEGKLLADELKSLEEKEALITPLKKSDDPLERTGRPFGGLLRDVRRRYPKYVSDFKDALNSQCMAAVIFIYFAALSPAITFGGLLSEKTAGLIGVSELIVSTAVQGVVFCLLGAQPLLVVGFSGPLLVFEESFYSFCKSSNMEYLTGRVWIGVWLVVIVLVTVAFEGSFLVRFVSRFTQEIFSFLISLIFICETFLKLGRIFTQHPLTRCSLNPLLPSNDTAAQNASVQDVTTAPVNISGVPEVTKMAGPTGEPNTALLSLVLMAGTFFIAFYLRKFKNSAFFPGRLRRIIGDFGVPIAILLMVLVDNSLEDTYTQKLNVPSGFSVTKPDKRGWIISPLGTDREFPVWMMFACCLPALLVFILIFMETQITTLIVSKKERMLVKGSGFHLDLLLIVALGGASALFGLPWMAAATVRSVTHVNALTVMSKAVAPGDKPRIQEVKEQRVTGLLVSLMVGMSIVIGDLLRKIPLAVLFGIFLYMGVMSLNGIQLSERMMLLLMPPKYHPDHSYVRKVRTLRMHLFTCIQMVCLVVLWAVMSTQVSLAFPFVLILTVPVKMFLLPRIFTSREMLCLDADDAEPTFDERECHDEYSEMHMPV